CGGGGCACGGCTGTGAGGCCCATCTCCTGGAAGGTTTGGCGCACCGCCTCCTGGAGGACCTCGCTGGCCCTCTCCAGGGGCACCCCAGGCAGAGCGCCCTGCACAAAGTCCTCAAACCGGCTGATGTCCAGCCAGCCTTGCAGGGGAACGGCAGCGGTGCGCAGTTCCCGATGCACCACCTTCAACCCGTGCGCCTCCAGCAGGGCGATGTACTGCTCGGGGGTCAACTGGCGGCGGGCCTCCACCTTCTCGGAGCGCGGTGTCAGCCCGTAGCGCTCCTTCAGAATACGCAGGGCTTTGAGCATCCAGCGCCGGTAGAAGGCGTCGGTATCGGGGGCGTGGGCACCTTGGAAGAAGGAGGTGTTGAAGGCGAAGCGGCCCCCGGGCTTCAGGGACGCCACCACCTCCCGCAGGAGGGACGCCTTATCCTGAATGTAATGGATGCCGTTGCAGAAGATGACGGCGTCGGCTTTCTCCCGCACCATGCGGGAGAGGTCCTCCACCCGCCCTTGGATGAACTGAATGGCGGTATCGGTGGCGTCGGCGAGGTTGTGCATGGCCTCCTTCAGGGCAGCGGCCGACATGTCCACGGCGATGATGACGCTCTCCCTGGCCCCCCGCAGTTTGTCCCGAATCATACGGGTGACCAATCCGGTGCCGCAGGCCAGTTCCACCACCCTCTGGCCGGGGCGCAGGCCCACCATCTCCAGCAGGTAGGCGTTGACGGCGCGATAGAAGCCGTGCTGGGCGAACCACTTGAAGGAGAAGTCCTGGGTCTGGGGGGCCGTTGGGGCTGTCTCCACCGACGCACCTCCGCGCCGACACCTCTATGATAGCACGCCGGCAAGACGCAAGGGGTTCATACTCCACGCCCTCCCAGGAAGGGATTCCAGCGCTTTTCGTTGCCAATGGTGGAACGGGGGCCGTGACCGGGGAGCACCACGGTGGTATCGGGAAGTACCAGGAGTTTGGTGAAGATGCTGGAGATGAGGCGGGCGTGGCTTCCCCCGGGGAAGTCGGTGCGCCCCACGCTCCCCTGGAACAGGGTGTCCCCTGTGAACACCGCCCCTTGCCCATACAGGCAGATGCTCCCTGGGGTATGGCCCGGCGTCTCCAGCACCAGCAGAGAGCACGCCCCGAAGGTCAGGGTATCGCCCCCCTTGAGGGGATGGTCGGGGTTGGGGGGCTCCCGATAGTCGGGGAAGAGGTGCTGCAGCCCTGAAGGGCTCTTCAGGTAAAAAATGTCGTCGGGGTGGAGGGCATAGGGCACCCCCAGGGCCTCCTTGACGGCGGCCGCTGCCGCCACATGGTCAATATGCCCGTGGGTGGAGACCATCAGGCGGGGCTGAAGGCCCAGGCGCCGGACCTCCTCCACGATGCGCTGGGCCTCGCCCCCCGGGTCAATGATGAGGGCCTCCTTGCTCTCCTCATCGCTGACCAAATAACAGTTGGTGGCGAAAGGCCCCACGACCAGGATGCGCACCTGCATGCCCATTGCTAGCGCTCAATGGGGGTATCGTCCCGGTTGCCCCACTCGGCGAAGGAGCCGTCATAGTTGCGGGCGCGGGGATACCCCAGCAGGTTCAGCACGAAGGTGCCGTGCGCCGCACGGATGCCCCCCTGTCAGTAGGCGATCACCTCCTTCTCGGGGGTAATGCCCTTTTCGGCCAGCATCCGCCGCAGAGTGGCCGGGTCTTTGAAGGTGTGGCTCTCCCGGTCCACCAGCTCCAGCCATTCCAGGTGAATAGCGCCGGGCATATGCCCAGCCCTCTTGTTGCCACGGGTGTTCTCTCCCGTATACTCGGCCAGGGAGCGCACATCCCACAGC
Above is a window of Dehalococcoidia bacterium DNA encoding:
- a CDS encoding methyltransferase domain-containing protein, with protein sequence METAPTAPQTQDFSFKWFAQHGFYRAVNAYLLEMVGLRPGQRVVELACGTGLVTRMIRDKLRGARESVIIAVDMSAAALKEAMHNLADATDTAIQFIQGRVEDLSRMVREKADAVIFCNGIHYIQDKASLLREVVASLKPGGRFAFNTSFFQGAHAPDTDAFYRRWMLKALRILKERYGLTPRSEKVEARRQLTPEQYIALLEAHGLKVVHRELRTAAVPLQGWLDISRFEDFVQGALPGVPLERASEVLQEAVRQTFQEMGLTAVPRNWLTVVAERA
- a CDS encoding MBL fold metallo-hydrolase, which translates into the protein MQVRILVVGPFATNCYLVSDEESKEALIIDPGGEAQRIVEEVRRLGLQPRLMVSTHGHIDHVAAAAAVKEALGVPYALHPDDIFYLKSPSGLQHLFPDYREPPNPDHPLKGGDTLTFGACSLLVLETPGHTPGSICLYGQGAVFTGDTLFQGSVGRTDFPGGSHARLISSIFTKLLVLPDTTVVLPGHGPRSTIGNEKRWNPFLGGRGV